The following proteins come from a genomic window of Acomys russatus chromosome 17, mAcoRus1.1, whole genome shotgun sequence:
- the Smim45 gene encoding protein SMIM45, translated as MPRPSSVEMLALPAKAAAMPHFLDWFVPVYLVISVLILVGFGACIYYFEPGLQEAHKWRIQRPLVDRDFRKTLMVRDNLAFGGPEV; from the exons ATGCCCAGGCCAAGCTCTGTGGAAATGCTGGCCCTGCCAG CCAAAGCCGCAGCGATGCCGCACTTTCTGGACTGGTTCGTGCCTGTGTACCTGGTCATCTCCGTCCTCATCCTGGTGGGTTTTGGAGCCTGCATCTACTACTTTGAGCCTGGCCTGCAGGAGGCGCACAAGTGGCGCATCCAGCGCCCCCTGGTGGACCGTGATTTCCGCAAGACGCTGATGGTGCGGGACAACCTGGCTTTCGGAGGCCCAGAAGTCTGA